Part of the Asterias rubens chromosome 20, eAstRub1.3, whole genome shotgun sequence genome, TTCCAATAGCTATAAAATACTATCCACAACACTTTTCAAATAACATCCACTCGGACGataataaacacatttttttcaacACAGCAAACAACTTATTGCTCTGATTATTCCATTGAAGCTTTTTTGAATAGCGGGTGAGAGCTCTAGGAAGACCCTTCGCATTTCTTTGAGAGACACAACGGCCCGACGTTGTCTCCGGTAGCTTTGTTGTGGGAGTTGTGTGTACCGTCGCAGAACGGGAACTGCAAGGAAACAAATTAAGTAGACAGTTAAAAATTGAAACCAATTATAACTCATGGACCAAACattgattttcttttacaatCTACAAATCATCTGAACAACTTAACAATTGCTACACagagtgtgaccccatttgaccttagAAGTCACTGGTTATTGGCATCAGGAAGAGGGGTGTCCAAGCCTTGAAATAAACCCACATCACCCACAGCagttgccatggtgccctgtgcctttgctgtggtgccctttgcaaagtacAAATACATTACAAACTTTACATTTTCCCCGTGATtgcccccttcaagagcaaagttcgaGGCCTGTGTGTCTTTTTCAAAGTAAATACCATAATTTATCAGTTTAATAATTTTCTAACAACAAAGGTTCTCTACCTTCTTTGATCTCCAACAACGGCAGAAAGCGACACTGTCTGCAAGATCCTCCATGTCGTAGGAGTGGACGACCTTCTCTTGGTCCTTCATCACACTTCTATTGATGACGGTGTCACCACAACTTGCACACTGTGACTTAACCTTGGACACCACAAAGTAGGCCACCACGCCCACAGCTCCTGCTGCAGGAAGAATATACAGCCAATCTTTGCCTGTAGAAACAACAAATTTGAGATGATTGATAATAATTGATGAAAATCCACAAAAAGAAGGGCTGGTATTGAaattgtcgtggccgagcggttaagagcaccgaattcatactctggtgtttctgatcagcagagtgtgggttcgaatccccagccgtgacacttgtgtccttaaaataagcaagacatttaaccattgcttcgtcctttcggatgggacgtaaagccgttccatccccccccccccccaaacaaaaaaaaacaaacaaaaaaaaacaaacaaaacaaatttgccaCTGGAAAATTGGCCTCCAACGTTCCACTTCCATACTTCCTCCCAAATAAATTCCCTTGCCCCACCCCTGGGATGGGGTTATCACATGACCCAACTTGACATAATACTATAGAGGATGGATAGATATTTCAGATTTGTGTccgaaacaaacaaactttacatTCATTCTGAATCTGACATTGATTGAATAaatttcatttgcataaaacaaaaatacataattttagGTCGAATCATTTCACCTACGCACGGCTTCTCGCATACTTACATCCGATGGTCATGATGAagcaatattaatttttattcaaaatgtgTCAAAAACAGGAATTCGGAACCTTCTCGAGTCCGCGAAATCCTGCAGAGAAACAGTCCAAAGCCTTGTGATGAAACTAACGAAATGGCGACCGGAATTGACCTATAAAACACCTTGAACcttgtgagggcgctctttagtTTTGCAGGCTGTTCAAAATCCAAAATGGAAGGCACTAAAAACTAACCTCTACAGCGGTTCGGAACTTTTCGTGTGCTCTCGGAACATTCCGGCACGGTTCGCGACGATCCCccacgcagcaggtttggggagttgttacataagagtggactaaccactaggacctggttgtttatattttcatgtttaaaagatgcaagcactgcttcagacctctttattcaagtacatttgtagcagcaggtttggggagttgttacataagagtggactaaccactaggacctggttgttaatattttcatgtctaaaagatcagtactgcttcagacctctatattgtagcagcaggtttggggatcgagttgttacataagagtggactaaccactgggacctggttgtttatatttttatgtttaaaagatgcaagcactgcttcagacctctttattcaagtacatttgtagcagcaggtttggggaattgttacataagagtggactaaccccactaggacctggttgttaatattttcatgtctaaaagatgcaagcatatgcaaaatgacgtcataaggtCATTCTCGCTCGGGTATTCTCCGATGGGCCGAACCGCTGTGGAGTTTAGTATTTAGTGCCTTCCTTTAAAAATGGCCTGTTCCGAAACTGTGGCAGAGGGACTGTGTTGAAATatcatttattttaacaatGTAGATTTACCAAGGAAATAATAAGTATTGCAAGAAAGCCATTGTAAAATATAACGAAAATTTGTGATGTCTTTGCACAAGTGTTTTAAAAGCTGACCAACTGAACTGCAAGTGTTTCCCCCCTAATTAATGGATTAGCCCACGATTTGCAGGTGTGTATGCAGTCTGTGTACTGTTAAGTGAATTGTTGTACTACGCTGACAATAGCAGACAATAACAATCATTTTTGGCGAGCTTTGGAATGCACCGTATCCATCCAGCGCATTCTAGCCCAAAATGAGTTAtgtcaccatggaggtagaaatgtcaCCCATCCACTACATAATGATTCACATACCTGCCAGCgtcaaaaatcccaaaaatGTATCCGGAAGCGGCAGGCTCCGCAAGTATTCTGGGAGTGAAACTTTGAAGAAAGTTGCAATTGTCTCCATTGCTGATTCGATTCCCGCTATATGCAAATAATTAAGCTGTCAATAACGGTATAGCTGTATGTAATAAAGGGGCAGCAGACGAGCAGTAAAAACACGCAGTTATATTTGTCTGTCAACTTTGTACCGCATTATGTTTACACTGGTGCTAATCAGTTATGCATGAGTTGTGTTTTGGTGCTGATGAGGAGATGATCGGCTGGGTGGTGGggatgggggtgggggtgggggggggtcgATGGCTTGCTTGGCCCAATTAATTGGTATGCTTTGTTACTTAAAATTATGATTTATTTGTCATAATTCAATTAATTGGTAAAAAGTTATGACCTCTTCcctttcttttctcttttcgCAGTGGGAGCTTAATCCCACAAGAATTCTTTTTTAAGTTGCATGGGGGCCGCCGGCGCCGGTCTCCATCCTCTTTTATTAAAGTCCAGCAAGAGATGCAGCCGGCCGAACAACGAACGTTCAAAACATCATTATACAATTTAAAAccaaaaagtttcaaaatcgCCTAAAAAAATAGTCGCCTAAAACGCCTAAAACCTGCTAAGAAACTGCCAAAGACATGTATTTGAGAACATAAGGTTTGCTACATTTATCTCTACAGAAGAATTAAACTCGagatgtatatttttttaaacatccacACTGggacaaatgaaaacaaacaaaaactctagAGGAAGTTTTAGATCCAACTACTCGttcaaaaaacaataatatttacgGCTGGTACCCAGACTCAAAGTAACAATTCGAAAGCGGCTTCATCTCGGGTGTTGAAACAGTTCTTTTCGTGGTACCAGGTTGTAATTATTTCTAACTAGCTAGCGCATAGACGTAAATAATTATGACATTTTTATAAGGAATAAACGTCCGATTTTCCCTTTACTCTCAGTTCAATTTCAATGGGAGGAAGCTTCTTATGTGAAAGAACGCTACTATCTGTGTAAATTACTGTTTCAAACATCGGGAAGAAGTATGGCGGCTACACGAATTAAAAAGGTAAGATAGTGCAGAAAAAAATCACGGGAAAGACGAAAACGAAAgacgtcaattttttttaattgagaaCTTTCTCTGAAGTCTGTACTGAATCTTCAGAAACTATACTGCATGAAAACGCCTTGGAAAGCTTTTAAAacccattatacactttcggaacagacaaaaaaataaaagttcacagatttacaaataacttacagggtttacagaaggtaatggtgaaagatatttccatgaaatgctttactttttgagaaaacattaaaacaattaattatcaattctcgatatcgagaattaccgatttattaaaacacatttcatgacacgacgaaacgtgcagaaacaagggtgggttttcccgttattttctcccaactccaatgaccgattgagcctaaattttcacaggtttgctattttatatataagttgtgatacacgaagtgtgggactttggacaatagaccttatgcattgacgtcatccagccgcatctttgaggtcaaacggtgacgaaacaatcgaaacacacatatagattggccaatgaacaacctccttttgacctcaaggcgtggtgggcgccgtactgaaatgacgtcacgtgcataaggtctatactgtttaccaaaagtgtcaaatggctttaaacataCTGTTTAGACAGGCAGCAGGCAGCCAGTTCGGGCGACATAAAAGATGACTATGTCAATGACATAgtccataaggtttatcgcgattcagaaacgcactgcattgtgggaaggaatatggggcggtttagCAGTTTGTACGACCCGTGCACGCAACGCCTAGATACCTTTGTGtaggttcaacagcgccctctattgatattttgctattcgcgataaaccttatggccATGGTTTCTTCCTCCATACCATGATGGTCAGCAAATCATGGACCAAGTCGTTATTGATAAAACATCAAGACCATCCACAACcactgtcatgactgtgttAGTGTAACTCAACTTACAAAagtatcaagagagggcgccattgaacccacacaaagatatagcATCACAACATACAACACGGTCGACGAACAAATCAAAATAGCCCCTCTGCTGCCTACCCACAACGCATTTCGGTTCTGAATCACGATAAAcctattgggtgcgttcgtttagctcccctaggtcgaccccggtgtgtggcgttgttttttcccaggacaaacgtgggtaattatctgcacacgtttatCCTGGAGAAAAATCCCACTTCAGTTTTTGGCTAGGGTACAGTTAGCTgtagttcgcttttctgagagtgaGAGTCCTtcgcttcacaaccagaattaattaTGAAATGACACGATGATGAGTCAGATGGATTTCCAGGCCTGACATGCAGGGTTGGCCTTTTGATGCTGTTGGGATTGTTTGTATTGATGATGTCGTTCcaatactttttgtttgtttggtttgtagGAATTAAAAGATCTAGGACGAGACCCACTGGCAATGTGTTCAGCAGGGCCAGTAGATGATAACTGTAAGTATTAATTGAATTATATAATTAGAATAgctgtttgaatgatcttcccatcaagggaactcggcaaactcccacaaggggatataaacaccaagctggcaacagccaatctctctcatacaaacattggtttaacgtctatgattataattacacaaatcaagaaattgggattcagtaactagacgccAATAtatattctagtcattgtgaaaatcAGCGTTTAGCTGGGGGATTTGAACcgacaaccttgtgattgcaagtcctgcagtctaaccacttgaccacactGACTCACTAGATTGCTAGAGTGATAAATAAGTTGCACCCCTCCGGTTGATAACACTACAATGCTGCTTCCTAGGCTGTTTCAAAAACTGGGCATGATCCAGGGttatgtacccccccccccccccccccccccttggcaGTACTGACTTCTTGCAGACACGGAAGGCACCGCCTCAAAATGTGTTGAAGATTTTTTTTGCATCAATTTTTGGGTCAATTCCTTTGTGCATATTTCAACTCCCCAAAACGGGGTTCAACAGGAAAGGCGCCTGTGTTACTCGCCATGCAAGAGGGTCAATATAATGCGAGTGTAGCACTCCTGACTGACATCCTCCTCcatccgccccccccccccccccccccccccccccccacagcaCAGGAAAGGAATGTAGACCTGTAGGTCGCTGGCTCATAAAATCCTCTTTTTTTTAcccccaaaaattgtttttttttatttgaaatgtgcACTCTTTAAATTTAGAACACCTCTATGTTTTAATGTTCAAACCCTTTCTGTGGTTTTGGTGTAGtctgttatattttgtttaaatgctgTCTCTTTTCTTTTCAGTATTCCATTGGCATGCGTCCATCACAGGGCCAGTAAGTTCATTTTGTATAacctttttttgtgttttgctacttgataatgataataattatttggctTCCCAAAATGAGTTGATTTGAATATGATTAAGTCAACTAAGCAGTTCTAAAATCTAAGGTGTTACTACTTGTCTTTgccttgaagacactggacactattgttaattgtcaaagaccagtcttctcacttggtgtatctcaacatatcttaaccgctcagccatgacatgtAGAGTAACACAGTGTTAGCCCGCTTGCTGGGGGTGTCCAGGTGTCTATTTTTCTGTCATTTACAGGTAATTGCGcgtaaatgtattgtaagtgaacaatttggacaaccttttttttttttttatttcacaaaattttGACACCCTAAAACCTTGTGGAGGAATGCCTTTACCAGCTGGACTAAATTGAACTTGATTTTCCGTTTTTTCCTCTCGCAGGTCGACAGTGTTTATTCCAGTGGAGTCTTTTTCCTTGAGATAAATTTTCCTTCAGATTATCCTTTCAAACCACCAAGGGTAagaaatttttcatttttttttttttttttttggttggtGTTGACTTTattctttcaaaaaccaaagatgtTTGCAGTTTTATACTTTATCGTATATTTTAggccagatgcttgatttcgagacctcaaattctaattctgaggtatcaaaatcaaattcgtggaaaattactttagagggaatgttacttcagagggaaccgtttctcacacctttttatactatcaacctctccccattactcgttaccgagtaaggttttatgctaatcattattttgagtaattaccaatagcctTGAACACCAAGCTTCTTGACCTGTCTGACCATTTTATGCTCGTTATCTCTTTTTTGGTTAGGTCCAGTTTAGGACGAAAATCTACCACCCTAACATTAACACAAATGGAAGCATCTGCCTTGACATACTAAGGTCACAGTGGTCCCCAGCGCTAACCGTCTCTAAAGGTAACTTAGCACTAGTACTAGTgtcaatagaccgtattgaataacccatTTGTTGCTACgcaagtcgccatcttgtagggcaaaccgtatgcgcgtctaaatGCGTACCTCAATTAAGCACGCAGCGTTCCCAGTTTGATATCTACGACACATGCACACACACCCgcacacgctcacagacgccatgttgtagttGTAGAGCAGATATTTGaaaggtgacgtcatattcaatatggTTTGTAGACAATGTCACCGTTTTGCAGGCCTTGCAATAACCCACAGCAACcgccgtggtgccctttgcttttgtgCGCTGtgccagaggaaaattgctgtgtcccttcatAAGCAGAGTTCAAAGCCTGCTGCTGTCCAAAACAAATGTCAGTGTACATCCAAGgcattttctggcaggcaagatagcCTACTACATTAGTTTTGTATCACAAGTAGTAATTACCAACTTAACgtttggttctctgctgtgttAAGCACAGTTCATACTTAAGCCAGTGAGAATGCATAGAAAATCTGCTACCAACAATTTCTTCAAGTTGAAAAGTGGTCAACTCTAGCAAAATAATCGCTGCAAATTATAGAATTGTACCTTCAAATTCACTAGGAGTTGGCATACACATGAAATACCAACTGGGCTTCAGATTGAGGAAGGCCGTTTGTTAATTGGTTTAAGACaccactttgtttttgttctcctTCCCGTTTCCTACAGTACTACTATCCATTTCATCATTACTCACCGATCCCAATCCCGACGACCCCTTGGTGCCCGAGATAGCCAGGGTCTACAAGACGGACAGGGACAGATACGACAAGATGGCCCGGGAATGGACGAGGTTATACGCCCGCTCATGATGACCAGTCAGGTGAACTCCACTGCCAGGGTGGTAATCATTTAAACAATTCACTTTATAGCGACTGTAGTAGGTCAGATAAGGGAATTCCCACCAAATACCAAAAAAGGGTTGTTTACCTACCTTCTGATTACACTGGGGGCCGAAGGAAGGATTGATCGGTATAAACGCCCACCAGCCTCTCCCCCCAGTTTGATAATCGTTGTGCATGTTCAGTTATCATGTATTCACATTTGTAACACTCTTTTTGTTGTCGTTGTGTTATTCTCAATTTTGGTCAGCATTGTTTCTTATGAAGGCTTACATGAAAGTAGACGAGAgccatgaagtacatgtaaaatgccCATTTTGTGTTTCGGCACATTTTCATGGGAGTATGGGTGATTTAACGCCTAAAATATAAGGTAAATCACACATAAAGATTGCTGTTCGCTGTTAGAGTACTAAATTGATATTTTGGAAGCATATATGACTGACCACTCAGATCCTTATTCCTACCAACGTcgctcaaagacactggacactattggttattgtcaaaaaccagtgttctcactaggtgtatctcaacatatgcaaagtTGTTTGCTGGTCAAGCATTTGCTTACACTTTATAAAACCCAGAAAAGATGTCtcgcaattttgtttttgaaatgccATGCAAAGGTGCAAGGAAAAAAACAGATATTTGTCACCCAGAAAAGCTGTCTCGCAATTTTGTTTGAACTTCCATGCAAGGAAACAAACCAATAGTTGTCACTACTTactgtacttgtcaaatttgactTTTTATTCTTGTAGGGTGTTTATTGTTTCAAAAGTTTAACtttatttactatttttaaTTGATACTTGTTGACGTCGGGATATACTCTGAATAATTCAAACTGAAAAGTGCTAGTCAGACTACATCGCTGCAGTGTACTcatctgttatttttttccatttctttGTGTAAGGTGAACCAACCAcgtgacaaaataaaaaacatcccaTGTAAACAACACAGTGTCTTGCCTTCCAAAAAATGCCCCGGAATGCTCAGAAACACTGACCTTGTCAACATGAAAAATCATGTCAACAAAAACTTGTTCcagtattattaatatattttaaataaaacaaaggacTTTGGGTGAATTTACACTTCTACATATTCCATTTAGCACGAGAGTAGATGTACAGCtaagtgtacgtctattccgcAGAGGGACTTTAGTACCAATAATATGATTgtcaattaaaaaatgtaaatttgattttgatttcccATTTTCCTCTcgaggattcgaacccatgactcCTGCACTCTAGAATAGACGAGGCATGATTTCATACAGCTAAGCCTGGCAATTTGCTTAGCCCAGAGAGTTATTGCTTAGCAGACTTAGGTTACAAAAATTCAGAACTAATAATACATTATAACATAGACCGGGAGTGAGAATTTTAGATCTGAATTCAGACtcttaaggccaaataaaaaagaatatCAGTTtatcgtcccctccctcatcctttttggaactattttatattttaatttttgttttgtttttaagacaatttgttgtgtatttctCATAGTTAACTTACTAATCTTatggccagtttgaattaaaatgctcggcggccataaaaaataaaaaggcactcatcctcctctttttggggAAAAACTCGGACAATCAACTGGTCTATTTTTGTTACTTGGCCTAAAGTCTGCCTGATAAACAGAACTGTATTTCactcaaaaatataaaataaatcatgctctttgatctattTACTTTGGTTTCCAGAAGCTCCTCTTAATCTATAGCTCAAGGGAGTTGCCAAACAAAGGAAGTGCCAGTTTCAAACTATTTTATCAACAGTGACCCCCCCCCAGATAAATACAGACACCATACAGCACAATGGGTTTAATGTTATAAACAAAGTTTGCTCAGTGTTGGTTGTGCCATTAGATATCTGCCCCTGCTAAAAGtaaatgttatttaatatatttatGAGAGAAAATATATACGTTTAGTTTGTTTAGAATGTTCTAGATGTTTAAACTTTAAGCTCAGTAAAACTTATTGTACTAActtttgcattattattattattatttcttaaataacagttcaaatattttgtttggaaGTTTGTGAAGATCAGTTGTGAATATGACAACCCTTCTAGTCTTGCCTGGCGACGCTCATTACGCATTAATTGATATCACAACATGAATAACTGGAGAAGAGATATTCTTATCTCAAAAGCATATTATGGATCAAAACgaacccagggcccaatttcatagagctgctaagcacaaccaattttgcttaccagaatgaggtttcCAGCCACACTACCAAGTCAACTGTataatttgtaactggtatcctgctcatttctgcttagcagaaaactgttaagcaatttttttgtgcgttaagcagctctgtaacATTTGGCCCTGTTTTTGGTCTAGATTTTTAGACTTACCTAGTCCTTCCCAGTCATGGTCAActaataatttctcactccatATTAATATAAACAATGACTTTGATGAGATGGAAAAGTTCAACTTTGCTAATTTCAATTTGTAATCTACTATAATATTTGATAACTCATTCATTTGAACTGATTATGTATAACATGTACTATTAAATTACTGCAAAACTTTGATGTACGGAACATGGTTTGGTTGGATTGTATTCATTTAATGAGATAATTATAgaaaaggcaaaacaaaactgCTGTCACCCCTTACATTGGAAAGTTGCTGAGGTATCAAAGATGTTTACTAAAATCTATGTACGGCTATATAATGTGGAAATATCTCTAAATACTCTGCTAAGAGtatgtggtggttctgaaaagaacgggTGGTGTAATAACAGCTGAATGACTTGATCAGTGTGCTCTAATTGTCTTTTTCCCCTTCTCCCCAAGACAATTGTTCCATGTTACCGCAAgttgcccacccccccccccccataaccCTTGCACTCTCCCAAATAAATGGTTCG contains:
- the LOC117303671 gene encoding ubiquitin-conjugating enzyme E2-17 kDa-like; this translates as MAATRIKKELKDLGRDPLAMCSAGPVDDNLFHWHASITGPVDSVYSSGVFFLEINFPSDYPFKPPRVQFRTKIYHPNINTNGSICLDILRSQWSPALTVSKVLLSISSLLTDPNPDDPLVPEIARVYKTDRDRYDKMAREWTRLYARS
- the LOC117303846 gene encoding CDGSH iron-sulfur domain-containing protein 1-like, encoding MTIGCKDWLYILPAAGAVGVVAYFVVSKVKSQCASCGDTVINRSVMKDQEKVVHSYDMEDLADSVAFCRCWRSKKFPFCDGTHNSHNKATGDNVGPLCLSKKCEGSS